The segment TTTCCAGGCTGGAAAAGAAGATTATGAAGCGGCTTAAAAAAGAGATTGTGAAGTATGAGTAGAGGAAGCGATGAACAGAAAGCGGCTACATGAGCAAAAAACTATGAGCAGTCTGGGCAGCGGATGGAGCAGGAATTCTCTCCATCCGCTGCCGTATTTTTTAACTCAGGTAGTTTTTCATGGCTTTCAGGGCATTTTTTTCCAGGCGGCTGACCTGGGCCTGGCTGATATGAATTTCCTCTGCCACCTCGGTCTGTGTTTTTCCCTCAAAAAAGCGCATGCCGATGATGTGGCGTTCCCTTTCGGGTAGCCGTCTCATGGCTTCGCTCAGGGAAATGTCCTCGATCCAGTTCTCCTCAGAGTTTTTCTTATCGCTGAGCTGATCCATCACATAGAGCGGATCCCCGCCGTCGGTGTACACAGGTTCATAGAGACTTACCGGACTCTGGATGGCATCCAGGGCATAGGTAATATCCTCCTTGCTGACACCCACCTCCTCGGCAATTTCGCAGAGTGTCGGCTCCTTTAAATTCTTCTTCATCAGACTTTCCCTGGCATAGATGGCCTTGTAGGCCGTGTCCCGCAGAGAGCGGCTGACCCGGATGGAATTATTGTCCCTGAGATAGCGTTTTACCTCGCCTAAAATCATGGGAACTGCGTAGGTGGAGAAACGGACATTCTGTGTTATATCAAAATTATCGATGGCTTTGATCAGGCCGATGCAGCCGATCTGAAACAGATCATCCACATTTTCGCTGCTGCCGGAAAAGCGCTGGATGACACTGAGAACCAGCCGGAGATTTCCCTTGATGTACTGTTCTCTGGCTTCCCTGTCACCCTTTAGAATACGGGCAAAGAGCTCTTCCTTTTCCTCGTTGGTCAAAAGCGGCAGCTTCGCTGTATTGACGCCGCAGATTTCAACTTTGTTAAGTGCCATAAAGAGTATCCTCCTTACATTATTCGCAGCCGTTCTTCCCTCCGGCTTTTTACAAAGGAGCCTGCGCAGAAGGAAGTCCAAACGGCAGCAAGTTTTCATCTGCTATCATGATTTACCTCTTTGGGCGGCAATATACTGAAAAAGAGGAAATTAAAAAAACTTTTAGCCCTTGACAGGGAAACGCTCCTCCTCAGTCTCCGTTTCCATTTCGGACAAGGTATGGTATAATGGCTGCGTAGCAGGCATTATACCTGCGCATACCGGTTTCAGCATTCACTGCTGAAAACCGGGCGCTAAGTTCCGCCGGAGGCTGCCATATCCGGAGGATATGGTATAATGGCTGCGTAGCAGGCATTATACCTGCGCCGAGCCGCTGGCGCCCGAAGGGAGCCAAAACACCACTGCGGCGAGGAGAAAGGAAATCAGAGATGAGAGTCGAACAGATACAGATTCAGATAGAAAAAAACGGAGCATTTAAAATCACAGACAAGACGGCGGTGCTCACGGCCTACCTTCAGGATTCGGGAAGGGAGTGCAGGATAAAGGAACGGCCTGCAGTTATTATCTGCCCGGGCGGAGGCTATGAGTTCTGCTCCTTCAGAGAAGGGGAGCCGGTGGCTCTGGAGCTTCTGTCCAAGGGATACCAGGTATTTGTGCTGGACTACAGCGTAGCTCCGGACAGCTTTCCGACGGCCCTCCTGGAGCTTGCCGGGGCGGTGGCCATGGTGAGGATGAAAGCCAGAGAATGGAAGGTGATTCCCGAGAAAGTGGCCGTCATGGGCTTTTCAGCAGGCGGACATCTGGCTGCCAGCCTGGCAGTGTTCTGGAATCAGGAATTTCTGGCAGCTCTTGTGAAAGGCCAGGTGCAGTATCCCAGAGGCGACGGTTTCAGAAGAAGGGAAACGGTATTTTCCGAGAGCAGCCTGGAGGAAATTTCCCTGCTCCTGCGCCCGGACCGCCTGCTTTTGAGCTATCCGGTGATCACCTCCGGAGAGTATGCCCACAGAGGTTCCTTTGATGTCCTTCTCGGAGGCAGGAAGGGGGAGGAGAGAGAGCAGTTTCTCGATCTTCTGTCTCTGGAAAAGCAGGTGGGCAGCCAGGTGCCTCCTGTATTTCTCTGGCACACCTTCACCGACGGAACGGTTCCTGTGGAAAATACGCTTCTCTTTGCAGGAGCTCTGAGAAAGGCCGGAGTAAGCGCGGAGATCCATATCTTTCCCGAGGGACGCCATGGAATTGCCCTGGCCGACGAGCGCACCGACAAGGAGACAGATGACGGAAGAGGAAGCTGCGACGTGGAGTGCTGCCATCCGTGGGTGGAGCTTGCAGAGCGGTTTCTGGACAGGTGGAGAAAAGAGTAGAGGGGATGGAAAGCTTTTCTTTCCGCCTGGGCGGTCCGGGCCGCTCTGTCAGAATTCCTTGCCCTTGACTTTCCATATATTTCATACTAGAATAAAATGGACACCGAAGGCGCTGGTGTCCATTTTTTCTGTGCAGAGACAGAAGCTGCCGGAAAAGAAGCACCGGAAACAGACTGAACGGACATCACGGGCCGGGCAGAATCCGGAAACTCAGCAGGAAAAAGACAGAACATGGAGGAACCATTTTGGCTAATACAGAAAACACCACAGAGCAGATTAAAAAGAGAAGGACATTCGCTATCATTTCCCACCCGGATGCGGGAAAGACGACGCTGACGGAGAAGTTTCTTCTCTACGGAGGGGCCATCAACCTGGCCGGTACGGTTAAGGGGCGCAAGGCTACCAAGCACGCAGTTTCAGACTGGATGGAGATTGAGAAGGAGAGAGGTATCTCCGTCACCTCCTCTGTCCTGCAGTTTAACTATGAGGGCTACTGCATCAACATTCTGGACACTCCGGGACACCAGGATTTCTCAGAGGACACCTACAGGACGCTGATGGCGGCCGACTCGGCGGTTATGGTGATTGACGCCTCCAAAGGTGTGGAGGCCCAGACTATCAAGCTGTTTAAGGTATGCCTTCTGAGAAATATTCCTATCTTTACATTCATCAATAAGATGGACCGGGAGGCGAGAGATCCCTTCGAGCTGATGGACGAGATTGAGAGCGTTCTCGGAATCAAGACCTGCCCGATCAACTGGCCCATCGGCTGCGGAAAGAACTTCAAGGGCGTCTATGACAGAAATACAAAGAAGATCACCACCTTTACGGCGGCCATGGGAGGCCAGAAGGAGGTTGCGTCCAGGGAATTTGATCTGGAGGGAACAGAGGCAGAGCAGGTGATCGGGGCGGATTACCACAGCCAGCTTCTTGATGACATCGAGCTTCTCGACGGGGCCAGCGAGCCCTTCGACATGGAGAAGGTCAGCACAGGAAAACTCTCTCCGGCCTTTTTCGGGTCTGCCCTCACAAACTTCGGAGTGGAGACCTTTCTGGAGCATTTCCTGAATATGACCACACCGCCTCTTCCAAGAAAGACCACCACAGGCCAGGTGAACCCATTTGATGACAATTTCACGGCCTTTGTGTTTAAAATCCAGGCAAATATGAATAAGGCCCACAGAGACCGAATTGCATTTATGCGTATCTGTTCCGGAAAGTTCGAGGCGGGCATGGAGGTCAATCATGTGCAGGGAGGCAGAAAGATCCGTCTGTCCCAGCCTCAGCAGCTGATGGCCCAGGACAGAAAGATTGTGGAGGAGGCCTACGCAGGCGA is part of the Clostridium sp. M62/1 genome and harbors:
- the sigG gene encoding RNA polymerase sporulation sigma factor SigG, producing the protein MALNKVEICGVNTAKLPLLTNEEKEELFARILKGDREAREQYIKGNLRLVLSVIQRFSGSSENVDDLFQIGCIGLIKAIDNFDITQNVRFSTYAVPMILGEVKRYLRDNNSIRVSRSLRDTAYKAIYARESLMKKNLKEPTLCEIAEEVGVSKEDITYALDAIQSPVSLYEPVYTDGGDPLYVMDQLSDKKNSEENWIEDISLSEAMRRLPERERHIIGMRFFEGKTQTEVAEEIHISQAQVSRLEKNALKAMKNYLS
- a CDS encoding alpha/beta hydrolase, coding for MRVEQIQIQIEKNGAFKITDKTAVLTAYLQDSGRECRIKERPAVIICPGGGYEFCSFREGEPVALELLSKGYQVFVLDYSVAPDSFPTALLELAGAVAMVRMKAREWKVIPEKVAVMGFSAGGHLAASLAVFWNQEFLAALVKGQVQYPRGDGFRRRETVFSESSLEEISLLLRPDRLLLSYPVITSGEYAHRGSFDVLLGGRKGEEREQFLDLLSLEKQVGSQVPPVFLWHTFTDGTVPVENTLLFAGALRKAGVSAEIHIFPEGRHGIALADERTDKETDDGRGSCDVECCHPWVELAERFLDRWRKE
- a CDS encoding peptide chain release factor 3; the protein is MANTENTTEQIKKRRTFAIISHPDAGKTTLTEKFLLYGGAINLAGTVKGRKATKHAVSDWMEIEKERGISVTSSVLQFNYEGYCINILDTPGHQDFSEDTYRTLMAADSAVMVIDASKGVEAQTIKLFKVCLLRNIPIFTFINKMDREARDPFELMDEIESVLGIKTCPINWPIGCGKNFKGVYDRNTKKITTFTAAMGGQKEVASREFDLEGTEAEQVIGADYHSQLLDDIELLDGASEPFDMEKVSTGKLSPAFFGSALTNFGVETFLEHFLNMTTPPLPRKTTTGQVNPFDDNFTAFVFKIQANMNKAHRDRIAFMRICSGKFEAGMEVNHVQGGRKIRLSQPQQLMAQDRKIVEEAYAGDIIGVFDPGIFSIGDTLCASNDKIQFEGIPTFAPEHFARVRQMDTMKRKQFIKGVNQIAQEGAIQIFQEFNTGMEEIIVGVVGELQFEVLTYRLENEYNVEVKLEKLPYEYIRWIENKNEVDPAKIQGTSDMKRIKDLKGNPLLLFVNSWSVGMVLDRNPGLVLSEFGRD